The Ascaphus truei isolate aAscTru1 chromosome 3, aAscTru1.hap1, whole genome shotgun sequence genome includes a region encoding these proteins:
- the POLR1D gene encoding protein POLR1D isoform X2, translating to MGIRWKKRRLRMKCPLASTNKRFLVNTIKNTLPPQREKEDGDKNDEEDSEEDHSKEKRHSRKPRTHPYTRNAHSGKEESHSSPESRNSKEKHDKSNTKQR from the exons ATGGGGATTAGATGGAAGAAGAGGAGGTTAAG GATGAAATGCCCACTCGCCAGCACCAATAAACGATTCCTGGTCAATACGATCAAGAACACGTTACCAccgcagagggagaaagaagacggagaTAAAAATGATGAGGAGGATTCGGAGGAGGATCACAGCAAGGAGAAGAGACATTCAAGGAAACCTAGAACGCATCCCTATACAAGAAACGCTCACTCAGGGAAGGAAGAAAGCCATTCTTCTCCCGAGAGCAGGAACTCAAAGGAGAAGCACGATAAGAGTAATACCAAGCAGAGATAA